One segment of Streptomyces sp. YIM 121038 DNA contains the following:
- a CDS encoding MarR family transcriptional regulator, whose product MTATDPALTALAQGWCALSLLHGKIESHVERALQAKHGLSVREYSLLDVLSRQHDGEGGHLQMKQVADAVVLSQSATTRLVTRLEERGLLLRYLCPTDRRGIYTNVSDSGTQLLAEARPTNDAALREALDEAAQNPELAPLVRVVETVRAPV is encoded by the coding sequence ATGACAGCGACCGACCCCGCACTCACCGCGCTGGCCCAGGGCTGGTGCGCGCTCTCCCTGCTCCACGGGAAGATCGAGTCCCATGTGGAGCGGGCACTCCAGGCCAAGCACGGCCTGAGCGTGCGGGAGTACAGCCTGCTCGACGTGCTCAGCCGCCAGCACGACGGCGAGGGCGGCCATCTGCAGATGAAGCAGGTCGCCGATGCCGTGGTCCTCAGCCAGAGCGCCACCACCCGCCTGGTCACCCGGCTCGAGGAGCGCGGTCTCCTCCTGCGCTATCTGTGCCCCACGGACCGGCGCGGCATCTACACGAACGTCAGCGACAGCGGCACCCAGCTCCTCGCCGAGGCCCGGCCCACCAACGACGCGGCCCTGCGCGAGGCCCTGGACGAGGCCGCGCAGAACCCTGAGCTCGCCCCGCTGGTCCGGGTCGTCGAAACGGTGCGCGCGCCTGTGTGA
- a CDS encoding GNAT family N-acetyltransferase: MGDLEIRPAVADDIPAIVAMLADDPLGAQRESLDDLTPYFPAFQRLAEDPNQHLVVAVREGRVVGTLQLTIIPGLSRKGATRSIIEAVRVHAEERGSGLGTRFIEWAVDESRRQGCQLVQLTSDATRTDAHRFYERLGFTASHVGFKLQL, from the coding sequence ATGGGAGATCTTGAGATACGACCTGCCGTCGCCGATGACATCCCCGCGATCGTGGCCATGCTGGCGGACGACCCCCTGGGCGCCCAGCGCGAGTCGCTGGACGACCTCACCCCGTACTTCCCCGCCTTCCAGCGGCTCGCCGAGGACCCGAACCAGCACCTGGTCGTCGCCGTCCGCGAAGGCCGCGTCGTCGGCACGCTCCAGCTCACGATCATTCCGGGTCTGTCCCGGAAGGGTGCCACGCGGTCGATCATCGAAGCGGTACGCGTGCACGCCGAGGAGCGCGGCAGCGGCCTCGGCACCCGGTTCATCGAGTGGGCCGTCGATGAATCCCGGCGCCAGGGCTGCCAGTTGGTGCAGCTGACCTCGGACGCGACTCGCACCGACGCCCATCGCTTCTACGAGCGTCTGGGCTTCACGGCCTCGCACGTGGGCTTCAAGCTCCAGCTCTGA
- a CDS encoding serine hydrolase domain-containing protein, whose product MTNEELLPSTRRALTHRIATAQTEGRAPSLVAAVVRGGELVWTGSRTSVDGHGPDENVQYRIGSITKTFTAVLVMRLRDEGLLDLSDPLEKHLPGTGVGEVTIAELLSHRGGLAAETPGQWWERSPASLRPELSDVLGEQPFKHPVGRRFHYSNPGYTLLGSLIEALRGAPWEEVLRREVLEPLGLNRTSGQPMAPHAGGWAVHPWADVLLPEPVEDLGLMAPAGQLWSTTADLARFAVFLMRGDDRVLCLETVREMKAPAAVAELGDAEQTYGLGVGIVRFSGGALIGHTGSLPGFVASLWTCEEADVAAVVLANCTSGLPVATVAAELVGIVAEAEPRIPEPWRPLREVDPAVLELTGPWYWGTSVQVLRLAADGAVQLGSLAGGGRGSSFRPNGDGTWTGLDGYYAGELLRAVRRPDGSVSHLDLGSFVFTREPYDAKAPVPGGVDPEGWRGLA is encoded by the coding sequence ATGACAAACGAAGAGCTGCTTCCCTCTACGCGCCGCGCCTTGACCCATCGGATTGCCACCGCTCAGACGGAGGGGCGAGCGCCGTCCCTGGTCGCTGCCGTCGTGCGGGGAGGTGAGCTGGTGTGGACGGGAAGCCGGACCTCGGTCGACGGCCATGGGCCGGACGAGAACGTGCAGTACCGCATCGGATCGATCACCAAGACGTTCACCGCCGTCCTGGTGATGCGGCTCCGCGACGAGGGCCTGCTCGATCTCTCCGATCCGCTGGAGAAGCACCTGCCGGGCACCGGCGTAGGGGAGGTCACGATCGCTGAACTCCTGTCGCACCGGGGCGGACTCGCGGCCGAGACGCCGGGGCAGTGGTGGGAGCGCAGCCCCGCGTCACTGCGACCCGAGCTGAGTGACGTCCTTGGGGAGCAACCCTTCAAGCACCCGGTGGGGCGCCGCTTCCACTACTCCAACCCCGGCTACACACTCCTGGGTTCGCTGATCGAGGCGTTGCGCGGTGCGCCGTGGGAGGAGGTACTGCGCAGGGAGGTCCTGGAACCGCTCGGCCTGAACCGTACGAGCGGGCAGCCGATGGCTCCGCACGCGGGTGGCTGGGCGGTGCATCCGTGGGCCGATGTGTTGCTGCCGGAGCCCGTGGAGGACCTGGGACTCATGGCTCCGGCAGGGCAGCTGTGGTCGACGACGGCTGACCTGGCGCGCTTCGCCGTGTTCCTGATGCGGGGCGATGACCGAGTGCTCTGTCTCGAAACGGTCCGGGAGATGAAGGCGCCGGCGGCGGTCGCGGAGCTCGGTGACGCGGAGCAGACGTACGGGCTTGGCGTCGGCATCGTCCGGTTCAGCGGTGGCGCGCTCATCGGGCACACGGGCTCGCTGCCGGGCTTCGTCGCCAGCCTGTGGACCTGTGAGGAGGCCGATGTCGCGGCCGTGGTCCTCGCCAACTGCACCTCCGGCCTCCCGGTGGCCACGGTGGCGGCCGAGCTCGTAGGGATCGTGGCGGAGGCGGAGCCGCGCATCCCTGAGCCCTGGCGGCCGCTGCGTGAGGTCGACCCGGCCGTACTGGAGCTGACCGGGCCTTGGTACTGGGGGACCAGTGTCCAGGTGCTGCGCCTCGCGGCGGATGGCGCGGTTCAGCTGGGCTCGCTCGCGGGCGGCGGCCGTGGTTCGAGCTTCCGGCCGAACGGTGACGGGACGTGGACCGGGCTCGACGGGTACTACGCGGGTGAGCTTCTGCGAGCGGTTCGGCGGCCGGACGGCTCGGTGAGCCATCTCGACCTGGGGTCGTTCGTCTTCACGCGGGAGCCGTACGACGCGAAGGCTCCGGTGCCCGGCGGGGTGGACCCGGAGGGGTGGCGGGGCCTCGCGTAG
- a CDS encoding FAD-dependent oxidoreductase — protein MAAHIVVLGAGYAGVVAAKSIAKQSGTRVTLVNASDRFVERVRMHQVAVGQQVRQRPIAELLTGAPVEFVVDRVVAIDAERREVVLADAAPLGYDTLVYALGSLAAHDAVPGAAEHAYPLAVAQDADRLRARLAAGGTVTVVGGGLTGIEAAAELAETRPELKVRLVTGGALGAALSERGRQHLRRVFARLGIEVRDHAKVTEVRADGVLLADGALLPSDTVVWTTGFRVPEIAREAGLAVDDHGRVLVDPTLRSVSHPDVYAVGDAAAARRQDGQELRMACATGLPSAAHVARSISDRLAGRTPSPLRFRYLNQCVSLGRRDGLIQFVRDDDSAVERVLTGRVAAWYKEFIVRGALSAQRHPGLVKLTPRGSKAA, from the coding sequence ATGGCAGCGCACATCGTGGTTCTGGGAGCGGGTTACGCGGGCGTCGTCGCGGCCAAGTCGATCGCCAAGCAGTCCGGCACCCGGGTGACCTTGGTGAACGCGAGCGACCGGTTCGTCGAGCGGGTGCGGATGCACCAGGTCGCGGTGGGCCAGCAGGTGCGCCAGCGGCCGATCGCCGAACTGCTCACGGGCGCACCCGTGGAGTTCGTCGTCGACCGCGTCGTCGCCATCGACGCCGAGCGTCGCGAAGTCGTCCTGGCCGATGCCGCGCCCCTCGGCTACGACACGCTGGTCTACGCGCTCGGCAGCCTCGCCGCCCACGACGCCGTTCCGGGAGCGGCCGAGCACGCGTATCCGCTGGCCGTCGCCCAGGACGCCGACCGCCTGCGGGCACGGCTGGCCGCGGGCGGCACCGTCACGGTCGTCGGCGGCGGTCTGACCGGCATCGAGGCCGCGGCCGAACTGGCCGAGACGCGACCGGAGTTGAAGGTACGCCTGGTCACCGGCGGCGCGCTCGGCGCGGCGCTCTCCGAGCGGGGTCGACAGCACCTGCGGCGCGTCTTCGCCCGCCTCGGCATCGAGGTACGGGACCACGCCAAGGTCACCGAGGTCCGCGCGGACGGCGTACTCCTCGCCGACGGCGCGCTGCTGCCCTCGGACACAGTGGTGTGGACGACAGGCTTCCGAGTGCCTGAGATCGCACGCGAGGCCGGTCTGGCCGTCGACGACCACGGGCGCGTGCTCGTCGACCCGACGCTGCGTTCGGTGTCCCACCCGGACGTCTACGCCGTCGGTGACGCGGCCGCCGCTCGCCGGCAGGACGGGCAGGAACTGCGCATGGCCTGCGCCACCGGCCTGCCGTCGGCGGCCCATGTGGCGCGGTCGATCAGCGACCGTCTGGCGGGCCGTACCCCGAGCCCGCTGCGCTTCCGGTACCTCAACCAGTGCGTCAGCCTGGGCCGCCGCGACGGCCTCATCCAGTTCGTCCGGGACGACGACAGCGCGGTCGAGCGCGTGCTCACGGGCCGCGTCGCCGCCTGGTACAAGGAGTTCATCGTCCGGGGCGCCCTGTCGGCCCAGCGCCACCCGGGCCTGGTGAAGCTGACCCCGCGCGGGAGCAAGGCCGCATAG
- the dnaB gene encoding replicative DNA helicase, protein MSISEPLDDPWADSGPGDRLPASRPRRDGGQGRDEQHERGWDGGSPSFERVPPQDLDAEQSVLGGMLLSKDAIADVVEVLKGHDFYRPAHETVFTAILDLYAKGEPADPITVAAELTKRGEITKVGGPSYLHSLVQTVPTAANAEYYAEIVHERAVLRRLVEAGTRITQMGYAADGDVDEIVNSAQAEIYAVTEQRTSEDYLPLGDIMEGALDEIEAIGSRSGEMTGVPTGFTDFDSLTNGLHPGQMIVIAARPAMGKSTLALDFARAASIKHSLPSVIFSLEMGRNEIAMRLLSAEARVALHHMRSGTMTDEDWTRLARRMPEVSAAPLYIDDSPNLSMMEIRAKCRRLKQRSDIKLVIIDYLQLMQSGGSKRAESRQQEVSDMSRNLKLLAKELEVPVIALSQLNRGPEQRTDKKPQVSDLRESGSIEQDADMVILLHREDAYEKESPRAGEADIIVGKHRNGPTATITVAFQGHYSRFVDMAQT, encoded by the coding sequence GTGAGTATTTCCGAGCCCTTGGACGACCCGTGGGCCGACAGCGGGCCGGGGGACCGGCTGCCCGCGTCCCGCCCGCGCCGCGACGGCGGCCAGGGCCGTGATGAGCAGCACGAGCGGGGCTGGGACGGAGGGAGCCCCTCCTTCGAGCGCGTACCGCCCCAGGACCTGGACGCGGAACAGTCCGTGCTCGGTGGCATGCTCCTGTCGAAGGACGCCATCGCCGATGTCGTCGAGGTGCTCAAGGGCCACGACTTCTACCGCCCGGCCCACGAGACGGTCTTCACCGCGATCCTCGATCTGTACGCCAAGGGCGAGCCCGCCGACCCCATCACGGTCGCCGCCGAGCTCACCAAGCGCGGCGAGATCACCAAGGTCGGCGGCCCCTCGTATCTGCACTCCCTGGTCCAGACGGTCCCGACCGCGGCGAACGCCGAGTACTACGCGGAGATCGTGCACGAGCGCGCGGTCCTGCGCCGCCTGGTCGAGGCGGGCACCCGCATCACGCAGATGGGATACGCGGCGGACGGCGACGTCGACGAGATCGTCAACAGCGCCCAGGCCGAGATCTACGCCGTCACCGAGCAGCGCACCAGCGAGGACTACCTGCCGCTCGGCGACATCATGGAGGGAGCCCTCGACGAGATCGAGGCGATCGGCTCCCGCAGCGGCGAGATGACGGGTGTGCCGACGGGCTTCACCGACTTCGACTCGCTCACCAACGGTCTGCACCCCGGCCAGATGATCGTCATCGCGGCCCGCCCCGCCATGGGTAAGTCCACGCTGGCCCTCGACTTCGCGCGCGCCGCTTCCATCAAGCACAGCTTGCCCAGCGTGATCTTCTCCCTGGAAATGGGGCGCAACGAGATCGCGATGCGTCTGCTGTCCGCGGAGGCACGCGTGGCACTGCACCACATGCGCTCCGGCACGATGACGGACGAGGACTGGACCCGGCTCGCCCGCCGGATGCCCGAGGTCTCGGCGGCGCCGCTCTACATCGACGACTCCCCGAACCTGTCGATGATGGAGATCCGCGCGAAGTGCCGCCGCCTCAAGCAGCGCAGCGACATCAAGCTCGTGATCATCGACTATCTGCAGCTGATGCAGTCCGGTGGCTCGAAGCGGGCCGAGAGCCGCCAGCAGGAAGTCTCGGACATGTCGCGAAACCTGAAGCTGCTGGCCAAGGAGCTCGAGGTTCCGGTCATCGCGCTCTCGCAGTTGAACCGTGGTCCCGAGCAGCGCACGGACAAGAAGCCCCAGGTCTCCGACCTGCGTGAGTCCGGTTCCATCGAGCAGGACGCCGACATGGTGATCCTGCTGCACCGCGAGGACGCGTACGAGAAGGAGTCACCGCGCGCGGGCGAGGCGGACATCATCGTGGGCAAGCACCGTAACGGCCCCACGGCGACGATCACCGTCGCCTTCCAGGGCCACTACTCGCGCTTCGTGGACATGGCCCAGACGTAA